In the Streptomyces cinnamoneus genome, GGATGCAGACCGAGCCCCGGGCCGCCGCGACGAGCGGACACGCGCTCGTCGTCGACGGCGAGGACACCTTCACGGCGATGCTCGCCCATGTGCTGCGCACCGCGGGGCTGACGGTGACCGTGCGGCGCTTCGACGAGCCGGGCCTGCGGGAGGCGGCGCTCGCCCACGAGGGCCCGGTCGTGCTGGGGCCCGGCCCCGGCGACCCCTCGGACACAGCCGACCCGAAGATGCGGATGCTGCGCTCCCTGACGGGGGAGCTGCTGCGCGGGCACCGGCACGGTCCCGCGGCCACCACCCCTCAGCAGGGCACCGCGGGCCGCGTGCTGTTCGGCGTGTGCCTGGGGCACGAGCTGATCGCGGCGGAGCTGGGGCTGGGGATCGTGCGCAAGCGGGTGCCGTTCCAGGGGGCGCAGGAGCGGATCGACTTCTTCGGACGGCAGGAGACGGTGGGGTTCTACAACACCTTCACGGCGCGGTGCGACGCGGCGACGGCGGTGGAGCTCGCGACGCGCGGCGTCGAGCTGAGCCGCGACCCGGAGAGCGGCGACGTGCACGCGTTGCGCGCGGGCACGTTCGCCGGTGTGCAGTTCCATCCGGAATCGGTGCTGACCCTGAACGGCGTGGCGGTGGTAAGCGAGCTCCTGGCGGGCGTGGTGGTCCGCTGAGGGAGCGCCGGCCCGCCCGCCCGTCACCGGGCGGGCCGGCGGCGTCAGCCGAAGAAGACCCTCGCCTCCTCGTACAGCGCGGCCGGCACGGTCTTGATCCGTGCCGTCGCCTCCGCCAGCGGCACCCGGACGATGTCCGGGCCCCGCAGGGCCACCATCGAGCCGAAGGCGCCGTCGTCGACGGCCTCGATGGCGTGGAGGCCGAACCGCGTGGCCAGCCAGCGGTCGAACGCGCTGGGCGTGCCCCCGCGCTGGACGTGCCCGAGCACCGTGGTGCGCGCCTCCTTGCCCGTGCGGCGTTCGATCTCCTCCGCCAGCCACTCGCCGACGCCCGACAGCCGGACGTGACCGAAGGAGTCGCGGGCGGAGGCGTTCTTCAGGACCAGGTCGCCGTCCTTGGGCACGGCGCCCTCCGCGACGACGACGATCGGGGCGTAGCTGGCGCGGAAGCGGGAGGTGACCCAGTCGCAGACCTCGTCGAGGTCGAAGGGCCGCTCGGGGACGAGGATGACGTTGGCGCCGCCGGCGAGGCCGGAGTGCAGGGCGATCCAGCCGGCGTGCCGGCCCATGACCTCGACGACGAGGACGCGCATGTGCGACTCGGCCGTGGTGTGGAGGCGGTCGATGGCCTCGGTGGCGATGTTGACGGCGGTGTCGAAGCCGAAGGTGTAGTCGGTGGCGGAGAGGTCGTTGTCGATGGTCTTGGGCACGCCGACGCAGCGGACGCCGTGCTCGTCGTGCAGGCGCGCGGCGACGCCCAGGGTGTCCTCGCCGCCGATGGCGATGAGGGCGTCCACCTCGTGCGCGGCGAGGTTCTCCTTGATCCGGCGGACGCCGTCCGCCTCCTTGAGGGGGTTGGTCCGCGAGGACCCGAGGATGGTCCCGCCGCGCGGCAGGATGCCCCGCACCGCGGGGATGCCGAGCGGCACGACCGTGCCGTGCAGCGGTCCGCGCCAGCCGTCCCTGAAGCCGATGAAGTCGTGGTCGTAGTCCTGGACGCCCTTGCGGACGACGGCGCGGATGACCGCGTTGAGACCGGGGCAGTCGCCGCCACCGGTCAGCACTCCGATCCGCATGAGACACCTTCCCTTCCGCCGGATACGCGCGCCCGGCCGCAAGGGGCGGTCAGGCGTCGTCGAGGCCTCGCTCTATCGCGTAGCGGACGAGCTCCACGCGGTTGTGCAGCTGGAGCTTGCCCAAGGTGTTCTGCACATGGTTCTGCACCGTGCGGTGGGAAATAACCAGCCGCTCGGCGATCTGTTTGTAGGACAGGCCCTTGGCGACGAGCCGCAGGACCTCGGTCTCGCGGTCGGTGAGCGCCGGCGCCTTGGGCTCGTCGGCGGCGGGGGCGGGGTCGGCGGCCAGCCGGCGGTACTCGCCGAGGACCAGGCCGGCCAGCCCCGGGGTGAAGACGGGGTCGCCGGCGGCGGTGCGGCGCACGGCGTCCAGCAGCTCCTCGGGTCCGGCGGACTTGAGGAGGTAGCCGGTGGCACCGGACTTGACGGCCTCCAGGACGTCCGCGTGCTCGCCGCTGGCGGACAGGACCAGGACCCGCAGGGCAGGCTGCTCGGCGACGAGCTCCTTGCAGACGGCCACGCCGGGCAGGCCGGGGAGGTTGAGGTCCAGCACCAGCACGTCGGGGACGACGGCCCTGGCGCGGCGGACCGCCTGCGGGCCGTCGCCAGCGGTGGCCACCACGTCGTACCCGGCGGCGGCCAGGTCGCGGGCGACGGCGTCGCGCCACATCGGGTGGTCGTCGACGACCATGACCCGCACCGCGTCCGCCGTCATGGTGCTCTCCGTACTCGTCACGTCTTCTCGCTCCCCCGTGGGACTCTCAGTTCGACCTCGGTGCCCTGTCCCGGCACCGACACCAGCTCGGCGGTTCCGCCCAGGTCCCGCAGCCTGCCGCGGATGGACAGGGCGACTCCCATCCGCCCCTCGCGCTCCGCGTCGGCGAGCCGCCCCTCGGGGATGCCCGGGCCGTCGTCCCGGACGGTGACGATCACGCCGTCCGGCTCGTCCTCGACCAGGATCCAGGCCCGCGCCCCGGCTCCGGCGTGCTTGGCCACGTTGTCCAGGGCGGCGCTGACGGCGGCCGCCAGCTCCGCCGCGGCGGCCGCCTCCAGCAGCACGGGGGTGCCGGGCGCGGAGAAGGTGACGGTGGCGCCCTCGTGGGGGGCGAGCAGGGCCCGCAGGTCGCAGGGGCCGACGGGCGGACGGGGGGCGCCCGTCACGGCCTCGACCAGCTCGGCGTCCTCGGCCAGCTGCTCGGCCGAGCGCTGCGGGGGCACCAGGCCGCCGGCGACCAGGCTGCGCAGGGCGATCTCCTGCTCGCCGGCCATCCGGCCCAGCTCGGCGGCCTCGCCGCCGATGGCGGCGCCGCGGCGCTGGACCATGGCCAGGACCTGGAGGACGCTGTCGTGGATGTCGCGCGCCAGCCGCTCGCGCTCGCGGGTGGCCGCCTCGATCTGCAGGGCGCGGGCGAGCGTGCGCTCACTGGCGCGCGCAACCTCGACGATGTAGCCGATGGCGATGCTGGAGACCCACACCAGCACCACGTTGTGCACGGTGTCGCGGGCGGCGCTGCCGCGCTCGACGAGGTTGGCGGCGGCCACCAGCGTGGAGCCGGCCGCCGCCCAGCGCCAGCCGCCCTTGATGGCCAGGCCCAGGACCGCGCCGCCGGTCCAGATGGACGGCAGGGTGGCCGCGCCTCCGTCGACGCGCTGGGCGGAGTCGACGACGGCGCTGAGCAGCACTCCCGCGAGCGCGATGGTCAGGTCGGCGATCAGGAAGGCCCGGGTGCAGCGCTCGGGCGCCGAGACCCGGTTCCAGGTCAGCAGCATCCACAGGGTGAGTACGCCCATGTAGAGCGCGGCACCGAGCGGATGGGCGTACTCGTGGTAGTTGAGGAAGAACAGGGCCAGGGCGTAGCCCAGCGTCAGGATGCGGTAGCCGGTCAGGGCGCGCCACAGCGGCAGCTCCACCGACATCCGCACGGCACGCGGGCGTCCGGTGCGCTGAGTCATTGGCCAACCCCCCGGCCCGGGCGGCTATGCCTCGGGCTTGTCCTGCGCCGTGTCTTCCGTCTTCTCCTTGTCGAGGCCGGCGGCCTTGGCCGCCTTCTCCTCCTCGGCCTTCCGCTTCGCCTCGTCCGCGATCTGCCGCTTGGCGGCGGTCGCGTAGATGTCGACGTACTCCTGGCCCGAGAGCTTCATGATCTCGTACATGACCTCGTCGGTCACCGAGCGGAGGATGAAGCGGTCGCCGTCCATGCCGTGGTAACGGCTGAAATCGAGCGGCTTGCCGATCCGGATGCCCGGCCGCATCAGCTTGGGGACGACCTTGCCGGGCGGCTGGATCTTCTCCGTGTCGATCATCGCGACCGGGATCACGGGCGCTCCGGTGGCCAGCGCCACCCGGGCCAGCCCGCCGGGCTTGCCGCGGTAGAGACGGCCGTCGGGAGAGCGGGTGCCCTCGGGGTAGATGCCGAAGAGCTCACCGCGCTCCAGCACCTCGATGCCACTCTTGATCGCGGCCTCGCCGGCGCCGCGGGCGCCGGACCGGTCGACCGGGAGCTGACCGACGCCCTTGAAGAAGGCGGCCGTCAGCTTCCCCTTGACGCCGGGGGACGTGAAGTACTCCTGCTTGGCGATGAAGGTGATCTTGCGATCGAGCACCGCGGGCAGGAAGAACGAGTCCGAGAAGGACAGGTGGTTACTCGCCAGGATGGCGGGTCCCTCGGCCGGGACGTTCTCCAAGCCCTCCACCCACGGCCGGAAGGCAAGCTTCAGCGACCCGCCGATGGACAGCTTCATAGCGCCGTAGAACAACCGAGAACCTCCTGTAGTGACGAGGAGACCTTAACCTGCCTACCCGCGGTGCGGCGCTCCGCGTAGGCTGAGGGCGAGAGCCTCTTTCCTGTTGTTCCGCTCCATCGATCGGAGATCCCGGTGCCGCTCCTCCCCGGTGCCGAGCCGTTCCGCCACGACGGCGGAGAGGTCGGCGTCCTCGTGTGCCACGGCTTCACCGGCTCCCCTCAGTCCGTTCGCCCCTGGGCCGATTATCTCGCGGAGCGGGGTCTGACGGTGTCGCTGCCGCTGCTGCCGGGGCACGGCACGCGCTGGCAGGACATGGCGGTCACGGGCTGGCAGGACTGGTACGCGGAGGTCGACCGGGAGCTGTGGACGCTGCGCGAGCGGTGCTCCCGCGTCTTCGTGTGCGGGCTCTCCATGGGCGGCGCCCTCAGCCTGCGCCTGGCGGCCCGGCACGGCGACGCCGTCTCCGGGGCCGTGCTGGTGAATCCGGCCAACAAGGTGCACGGGCTCGCCGCGCGGGCCCTGCCGGTGGTGCGCCACCTGGTGCGCACGACCAAGGGCATCGCCAGCGACATCGCCAAGCCCGGCATGGAGGAGACCGGTTACGACCGGGTGCCGCTGCACGCCGCGCACTCCTTCCGTCGCTTCCTGCGGATGCTCGACTCCGAACTGCCCCAGGTGACCCAGCCGTTGCTGCTGATGCACAGCCCCCACGACCATGTGGTTCCCCCGGCCGACTCGGCGCGCATCCTGGCCCGGGTCTCCTCGCGGGACGTCACCGAGCGGCTGCTGGACCGCAGTTACCACGTGGCGACCCTCGACCACGACGCCCCGACGGTCTTCGAGGAGACGTACGCCTTCATCGGCCGACTCTCGGCCGGCACCGGCGAGGAGAGCGCCGGCGCACCGCGGACGGCCTCCCGTGGCTGAGCACGACGCGGACCGCGACCGCGACGAGAGCCGCGACCCGCTGGACGAGGACCGTGCCTGGGCCGAGCTGGTCGCGGCGTACGGCGAGCAGCCGGACCCGGAGAAGGGCCGCTGGCCCGCGACGGGGGACGGCGGCGACGAGAAGCCGCCGTCGCCGGAGCGGGCGGACGGGCCGGAGCGGCCCGGCAGCTTCATCGTCTACGCGCCGGGCGTGGGCCCGCGCGATGGGGGCACCCCGCCGGTCGGGGCCGCCGAGGACGAGACGGACGAGGGCCACTTCGTCCCGCCGGAGCCGCCGCCGCTGCCGGCCGGCGACGTCACCTCCCGCTTCGCGTGGATCGCCGTGCTGGGCGGCCCGTTGCTGCTGCTGGTCATGGTGCTGCTGCGGCAGGAGCTGACGTGGTGGATCACCACGCTGGGCGTCGGAGGCTTCCTCGGCGGTTTCGCGACGCTCGTCCTGCGGATGAAGGACGAGGACGACGACGACGGCGACCCCGGGCGCGGAGCCGTGGTCTGAGCCGGCCGTCCGGCTACGGGGCCGGCACCCGGAGGGCCGCCAGCACCGGCAGGTGATCGGTGGCCGCCCGCAGGTCCGCCTCCCTCACCCCCGCCAGCCCCATCGGGACGCCGCACCCGAGGACCTCCACGCCCTGGTTGGCGAAGACCGCGTCGATGCGCTGCTCCGGGTCGCCGAGCCGCGTCGTGTGCTCGCGTCCCCACGGCGCGGTCGCCCAGGCGTCCTGCAGCGTCCCGGCCAGCAGGCCGAACGTGCGGCCGTCGGGCCGGTCGTTGAGGTCCCCGGCCACCACCGTGTGCGCCGCCTCCAGCGAGGCGAGCTTCGCGAGCAGCAGCCGGCCCTGGGCGAAGCGCTCGTCCGCGTCGATACTCAGGTGGCAGCTGACGACCCCCAGCCGGGCCCGCCCGAACCGCAGCACGGCGGTGGCGAGGCCCCGCTGGTGCAGCCCCGGGGTGCGGGGCAGCAGGACGTCGTCGGCGCGCTCCACGTGGGCGCGCAGCGAGGCGAGGATCATCGGCCCGGACGTGGTGGCCCCGCCCGTGACGTGCACCAGCTCCGACGCGCGGGCCAGCCGTGCGGCCTTCTTGCGCCAGCGGAAGAAGCGCGGCGCCTCCTGGACGCAGACGACGTCGGGGGCGCAGGCCCGGATGACCCGGGCCAGCGCCCCCACGTCGTCGCGCATGGAGCGGATGTTGTAGCTCAGCAGGCGGACGACGGCGGAGCCGTCGGGCTCCGTCCGGGACGCCGGAAGGTCCTTCAGCACCGCCGTACTCATCCGACCGCTCCCATCCGTCAGCCGGCCCGTCGGCCGGTGTGGCTGCCGTCCGCCCGGGTGCTATCCCTGCCGGGCCAGGTCGGCCGCGCCGACCAGGCCGGCCTTGCCGCCGAGCTGGGCCGCGAGGACCTGCGCGTGGGGCCGCCACTGGCCGCCCACCAGCCAGCGGCGGAAGGACTTGCGGATCGGGTCAAGGACCAGGTCGCCCTCGTCCGAGACGCCGCCGCCGACGATGAACGCCGACGGGTCGAAGAGCGAGGCCAGGTCGGCCAGGCCCGCGCCGGCCCAGCGGGCCAGCTCGCGGAAGGAGTCGATGGCCACCGGGTCGCCCTGCCGGGCGGCGTCGCTGATGTGCTTGCCCTCGATGCCCTCGGGGGTGCCGTCGCCGAGGCTCAGCAGGATCTCGGCGTTCTCCGGGGTGGCGTGGGCGCGCTGCTTGGCGTAGCGGACCAGGGCGCGGCCGGAGGCGTACTGCTCCCAGCAGCCCTGGCTGCCGCAGCCGCACAGCAGGCCGTCCGGGACGACCCGGATGTGGCCGAACTCGGCGGCGACGCCGAAGCGGCCGCGGCGCAGCTTGTTGCCGATGATGATGCCGCCGCCCAGGCCCGTGCCCAGGGTGATGCAGATGACGTCGTCGTGGCCCTGGCCGGCGCCGAAGCGGTACTCGCCCCACGCGGCGGCGTTGGCGTCGTTCTCGACGACGACCGGCAGGCCCACGCGCTGCTCGACCTTGTCCTTGAGCGCCTCGTGCCGCCAGTTGATGTTCGGGGCGAACAGGACGGTGGCCCGCTTGTCGTCCACGTATCCGGCGGCGCCGATGCCGACGGCCTCGACGTCGAAGCCCTCACTGACCGTGCGCACCGCGTCCGCGATGGCGTCGACGACGCCCTCGGGGGTGTCCGGGGTCGGCACCTTGCACGTCGCGAGGATCGAGCCCTCTTCGTCGACCACGCCGGCCGCGATCTTCGTGCCGCCGATGTCGACGCCGATGGTGAGTCCCATGTGTCCCTCAGTTTTTCGCTCTGACCCCGCCGCGACCCACCGTACCCGAGCGGGGGATCAGTCGAGATCGATGTGCTCGGTTCCGCCCTGGTCCGCACCGCCGTCGTCGCCTTCGCGCGGCTCGCGCGCCGCGCGCGGGGGCTCGTCGCGGGTCCAGCGCGCCTCCTGCCGGCGCACGGCCGCGCGGTAGGCGGCCCGCAGTTCCGAGCCCGCGGAGGCCAGGTGGTCGAAGACCTCGGGGTTGCGCTCGATGACCGGCTCCACCGCGGTCCTGGCCTGGGTGACCAGGTGCCGCACGGCCTCCTGGGCGGCGGCCCCGGCGAGCGGCAGGTGGAGGGCGGAGACCTTCTCGGCGACGGCGTCGACCAGCTTGCGCAGCTCTTCGGCGGCGCTGCCGGGCGGGCTGTCGTGCCCGTACTCCGCGCGACGCCGGGCCCGCTCGGCGGCGAGGTCCTCGGCGCAGGCCCGCTCCCAGGCGTCGGGGTCGGGCGCCTGGCCGGGGCCCTCGGTGGCTTCGCTCATGACGGTCTCCTGCGGCTGGGCTTTCTCCCGACGTTACCCGAACGACCCGGTGCCGTTCAGGGGGCCCGGGCCTGCCCCGGGCCCGGCGCCGGTCCGCCCGGTCAGGTGCCGCGCGGCCACAGTCCCGGGTCGGGGACGAAGCGCACGCACAGCTCGCCGTCGCGCAGGCCGGCGCCGGACACGGTGCAGCGGCGCAGCGCGGAGGGCAGGGGCAGCACCCGGCGGAACGGTCCGACGGAGACGAGGAGTTCGTCGCCCCGGCGGACGAGCCCGAGGCCGTCGCGCTCCGCGCCGGGCAGCGGGATGCGCCAGACCAGCATGCCCTCGTCGGCGAGGCGGTCGTCGACGGGCCAGGGCACGGGGGGCGCGTGGTCCTCGCGGGGCAGGGTGGCGCGCTGGGCCAGGGCGTCGAGGTCGGCCCGGCCGCGCGGGGACCTGCCCAGGTGGGGCAGCTCGCGGACGGTAATGCCGTCGGCGAGGTACTCCTCGCTGAGGGCCTTGAGGGCGGCCCGCTGCTCCTGGGCCAGCCCGGCGAGCCAGGGATCGGCCGACTCCGCGGGCAGCAGCCGGTTCGCCACGAGCGAATCGACGCGGCAGCCCTGGAGGGACAGCCCCGCGCGGGCGGGGCGCAGCAGGTCCGCTCCGGACGGCCCCGGCTCGGCGACCAGGCGCACGGTCGTGCCGTCCGCCTCGATCACGCGCTGGACGGCGGTCAGCTCCTCCTGCCAGCGCTCGACCGTCTCGTACAGCCGCTGCGTGGGCATCGGCACCCCGGCGAGCTGGGCGAGCATCGGCCGCAGGGCGCGGGCCGCCTGGCGTTCGGCGGGCAGGAGCCGGCGCAGGTAGCGGCGCAGTTGTTCGGGGAGGGCGAGCAGCCGCACGGTCTCGTGGGCGGGCGGCATGTCGGCGACGAGGAGGTCCCAGCGTTCCGGCCGGGCGTGCGCGGCGCGCAGCGCGGCGAGGATCGCCAGGTGCTCGGCGCCGGGCAGTTCGGTCAGCTCCTCGGGGTCGAGGGGGCTGGCGCCGAGGAGGTCGAAGACCGAGGTGCCGCGGTCCTGGAGGTCGCGGGCGAGGGCCCGGAAGTGCGCGCCGGTGGCCACGCGGGCGGCCCACAGCCCGGGAGCCGCCTCGGTGGGCGGCGCCCAGGGTATGGCGTCCCCGCCCTCCCCGTCGCCGTCCGCGGGCAGGCTCACGCCCAGGACGGCGTCCGGGGCCGGGCCGCGGTCGCAGGTGAGCAGCAGGACGCGGCGGCCGGCGCGGGCGGCGGCCAGGGCCGTGGCCGCCGCGACGGTGGTGCGGCCCGCGCCGCCGGGACCGGTGACGAGGACCGTGCGCAAGGTGGAGCCTCCGGGCGAAGGGGTGGGGGCGTCGGACAGGACGCCCTGGGTCAGGACGTCACGCCGCTCTCGACGCGGGTCTTGAGCCCCTCCAGGGCCCGGTCGATGATGACCTTCTCCGCCTTGCGCTTGATCATCCCGAGCATGGGGATCTTGACGTCGACGGTCAGCTGGTACGTCACCTTGGTGTGCGCCCCGCCGGCGACGGGCTCCAGGCTGTAGGAGCCGTCGAGCTGGCGCAGCATCTGGGACTTGTCCAGGGACCAGGCGACGACGCCCGGCTCGGGCCAGCTGTAGTTCAGGGTGTGGTCGTCCTTGATGGCGCCCGCGTCCAGGACGAGGCGCACCTTGAGCGCGCGGCCCTGGTCGTCCTGGTCGAGCACCTCGGCCTGCTTGACCTCGCCCGTCCACTCGGGGTAGCGGCTGAAGTCCGCGATCACCGCCATGACCTGGGCGGGGGTTGCCTCGATCGTGATGCTCGAGCTGGTGTGTTCCGCCATCTGCGTGGCTCCTCCGTACCGGTCCGCACCCTGTGAATTCGTCTGCCGGTGAAGGCTACCTCGCGCTGCGCGTCACCACTCCAGCACCCACGGTGTAGCGGTCGAGGCGAAGTGGCCGACGTTGACGCATTCGGTGGCGCCGATGCGCATCCGGCGGGCGAGCGGCTGGTGGACGTGGCCGAAGAGCGCGTACGCGGGGCGGACGGCGCGGATGGTCTCCAGCAGGGCGGAGCTGCCGCGCTCGAAGCGGCGGGCGACGGTGTCGTAGCAGAGCTCGGGCACGTCGGGCGGGATGTGCGAGCACAGGACGTCGACGTCGCCGAGGGCGGCGAGCTTGGCCGCGTACGCCTCCTCGGGGATCTCGTAGGGCGTGCGCATGGGCGAGATCAGGCCGCCGCCGACGAAGCCGAAGACCAGGCCGCCGATCTCCACCCGCTCGCCGTCGAGGACGGTGGTGCCGGGCCGGGCGTACTCGGGCCACAGCGGGGGGACGTCGACGTTGCCGTAGGTGGCGTAGGTGGGGGTGGGGAAGGCGGCGAAGAGCTCGGCGTACTGCTTGCGGACCGCCTGCTCCACGGCGCTCTCGCGGTCGATGCCGGCCCACAGGCCGCGGGAGAGGGCGCGGGCCTCCTCGAAGCGGCGGGCGGTGCGCAGCTCGACGATGCGGTCGGCGGCCTCGACGCCGAAGAGCTCGGGGAAGATGCCGCGCGAGTGGTCGGCGTAGTCGAGGAAGAGGACCAGGTCGCCGAGGCAGACCAGGGCGTCCGCCCCCTCGCCCGCCCGCGCCAGGCCCTCGGCGTTGCCGTGCACATCGCTGACCACGTGGACTCGCATACGGATCACCCTAGGGTGTGCGAAGGCGCCTCGGAAAGGGCCCCGACCTGCGGTTACTTCCCGGTTACCCGGCCGGGGGGCTAGGGTGCGGGGAGCGGTTCCGTGGCATGTGACGCAGCGAACATCTGGTCGTGACCCCCTATTCGAAACGCATACCGGTGGGTAACGTCCGGGCAGTCCTGTCCCCCCCTTGCCTGATCATGGACCGCAGCCGACGCAGCGCCCCTCGAAGACGCGGCGGCGCCGGCGCCCGACGAGGAGCAGCAGTCTTGCGCGAGTTCAGCCTTCCGGCCCTTTACGAGGTCCCCGCCGACGGAAACCTGACGGATCTCATCCGCCGGAACGCCGCACTGCACCCAGACGTCGCCGTCATAGGGCGCAAGGTGGACGGCCGCTGGCAGGACGTCACCGCGGCGGGCTTCCTCGACGAGGTCCGGGCCGCGGCCAAGGGCCTGATGGCGTCGGGCATCCGCCCCGGTGACCGGGTGGGCCTGCTGTCGCGGACCCGCTACGAGTGGGCGCTGCTGGACTTCGCCATCTGGAGCGCGGGCGCGGTCACCGTGCCCGTCTACGAGACCAGCTCGCCCGAGCAGATCCAGTGGATCCTGGGCGACTCCGGCGCGGTGGCCTGCCTGGTGGAGACCCCCGACCACGAGGCGGCCGTGGAGTCCGTGCGCGACCGCCTCCCCGAGCTCGCGAACATCTGGCAGATCGAGCGCGGGGCCGTCGAGCGCCTGCGGGCCGCCGGCGAGTCGCTGACGGACGAGCAGGTGGACGAGCGCAGCGCGCTGGCCACCGCGGACTCGCCCGCCACCATCGTCTACACCTCCGGCACCACCGGCCGCCCCAAGGGCTGCGTGCTGACCCACCGCGCCTTCTTCGCGGAGTGCGGCAACGCGGTCGAGCGGCTCAAGCCGCTGTTCAACACGGGCGATTCGTCCGTGCTGCTCTTCCTGCCCGCCGCCCACGTCTTCGGCCGGCTGGTCGAGGTCGCCGCGGTGCTGGCCCCGATCCGCCTGGGCCTGGTCAGCGACATCCGGAACCTGACCGACGACCTCCAGGGCTTCAGGCCCACGCTGGTCCTGGGCGTCCCGCGCGTCTTCGAGAAGGTCTACAACGGCGCCCGGGCCAAGGCCCAGGCGGACGGCAAGGGCAAGGTCTTCGACAAGGCGGCGGAGACGGCGATCGCCTACAGCCGGGCGCTGGACACCCCGTCGGGGCCGTCCTTCGGCCTGCGGATCAAGCACAAGGTCTTCGACAAGCTTGTCTACGGCAAGCTGCGCGCGGTCCTCGGCGGCCGCGCCACCCACGCCATCTCCGGCGGCGCCCCGCTCGGCGAGCGGCTCGGC is a window encoding:
- a CDS encoding alpha/beta hydrolase, with protein sequence MPLLPGAEPFRHDGGEVGVLVCHGFTGSPQSVRPWADYLAERGLTVSLPLLPGHGTRWQDMAVTGWQDWYAEVDRELWTLRERCSRVFVCGLSMGGALSLRLAARHGDAVSGAVLVNPANKVHGLAARALPVVRHLVRTTKGIASDIAKPGMEETGYDRVPLHAAHSFRRFLRMLDSELPQVTQPLLLMHSPHDHVVPPADSARILARVSSRDVTERLLDRSYHVATLDHDAPTVFEETYAFIGRLSAGTGEESAGAPRTASRG
- a CDS encoding metallophosphoesterase family protein — encoded protein: MRVHVVSDVHGNAEGLARAGEGADALVCLGDLVLFLDYADHSRGIFPELFGVEAADRIVELRTARRFEEARALSRGLWAGIDRESAVEQAVRKQYAELFAAFPTPTYATYGNVDVPPLWPEYARPGTTVLDGERVEIGGLVFGFVGGGLISPMRTPYEIPEEAYAAKLAALGDVDVLCSHIPPDVPELCYDTVARRFERGSSALLETIRAVRPAYALFGHVHQPLARRMRIGATECVNVGHFASTATPWVLEW
- the macS gene encoding MacS family sensor histidine kinase, translated to MTQRTGRPRAVRMSVELPLWRALTGYRILTLGYALALFFLNYHEYAHPLGAALYMGVLTLWMLLTWNRVSAPERCTRAFLIADLTIALAGVLLSAVVDSAQRVDGGAATLPSIWTGGAVLGLAIKGGWRWAAAGSTLVAAANLVERGSAARDTVHNVVLVWVSSIAIGYIVEVARASERTLARALQIEAATRERERLARDIHDSVLQVLAMVQRRGAAIGGEAAELGRMAGEQEIALRSLVAGGLVPPQRSAEQLAEDAELVEAVTGAPRPPVGPCDLRALLAPHEGATVTFSAPGTPVLLEAAAAAELAAAVSAALDNVAKHAGAGARAWILVEDEPDGVIVTVRDDGPGIPEGRLADAEREGRMGVALSIRGRLRDLGGTAELVSVPGQGTEVELRVPRGSEKT
- a CDS encoding DUF5304 family protein, with protein sequence MSEATEGPGQAPDPDAWERACAEDLAAERARRRAEYGHDSPPGSAAEELRKLVDAVAEKVSALHLPLAGAAAQEAVRHLVTQARTAVEPVIERNPEVFDHLASAGSELRAAYRAAVRRQEARWTRDEPPRAAREPREGDDGGADQGGTEHIDLD
- a CDS encoding lysophospholipid acyltransferase family protein: MFYGAMKLSIGGSLKLAFRPWVEGLENVPAEGPAILASNHLSFSDSFFLPAVLDRKITFIAKQEYFTSPGVKGKLTAAFFKGVGQLPVDRSGARGAGEAAIKSGIEVLERGELFGIYPEGTRSPDGRLYRGKPGGLARVALATGAPVIPVAMIDTEKIQPPGKVVPKLMRPGIRIGKPLDFSRYHGMDGDRFILRSVTDEVMYEIMKLSGQEYVDIYATAAKRQIADEAKRKAEEEKAAKAAGLDKEKTEDTAQDKPEA
- a CDS encoding 6-phosphofructokinase; amino-acid sequence: MRIGVLTGGGDCPGLNAVIRAVVRKGVQDYDHDFIGFRDGWRGPLHGTVVPLGIPAVRGILPRGGTILGSSRTNPLKEADGVRRIKENLAAHEVDALIAIGGEDTLGVAARLHDEHGVRCVGVPKTIDNDLSATDYTFGFDTAVNIATEAIDRLHTTAESHMRVLVVEVMGRHAGWIALHSGLAGGANVILVPERPFDLDEVCDWVTSRFRASYAPIVVVAEGAVPKDGDLVLKNASARDSFGHVRLSGVGEWLAEEIERRTGKEARTTVLGHVQRGGTPSAFDRWLATRFGLHAIEAVDDGAFGSMVALRGPDIVRVPLAEATARIKTVPAALYEEARVFFG
- a CDS encoding response regulator, with protein sequence MTADAVRVMVVDDHPMWRDAVARDLAAAGYDVVATAGDGPQAVRRARAVVPDVLVLDLNLPGLPGVAVCKELVAEQPALRVLVLSASGEHADVLEAVKSGATGYLLKSAGPEELLDAVRRTAAGDPVFTPGLAGLVLGEYRRLAADPAPAADEPKAPALTDRETEVLRLVAKGLSYKQIAERLVISHRTVQNHVQNTLGKLQLHNRVELVRYAIERGLDDA
- a CDS encoding endonuclease/exonuclease/phosphatase family protein; protein product: MSTAVLKDLPASRTEPDGSAVVRLLSYNIRSMRDDVGALARVIRACAPDVVCVQEAPRFFRWRKKAARLARASELVHVTGGATTSGPMILASLRAHVERADDVLLPRTPGLHQRGLATAVLRFGRARLGVVSCHLSIDADERFAQGRLLLAKLASLEAAHTVVAGDLNDRPDGRTFGLLAGTLQDAWATAPWGREHTTRLGDPEQRIDAVFANQGVEVLGCGVPMGLAGVREADLRAATDHLPVLAALRVPAP
- a CDS encoding ROK family glucokinase codes for the protein MGLTIGVDIGGTKIAAGVVDEEGSILATCKVPTPDTPEGVVDAIADAVRTVSEGFDVEAVGIGAAGYVDDKRATVLFAPNINWRHEALKDKVEQRVGLPVVVENDANAAAWGEYRFGAGQGHDDVICITLGTGLGGGIIIGNKLRRGRFGVAAEFGHIRVVPDGLLCGCGSQGCWEQYASGRALVRYAKQRAHATPENAEILLSLGDGTPEGIEGKHISDAARQGDPVAIDSFRELARWAGAGLADLASLFDPSAFIVGGGVSDEGDLVLDPIRKSFRRWLVGGQWRPHAQVLAAQLGGKAGLVGAADLARQG
- a CDS encoding ArsA family ATPase encodes the protein MRTVLVTGPGGAGRTTVAAATALAAARAGRRVLLLTCDRGPAPDAVLGVSLPADGDGEGGDAIPWAPPTEAAPGLWAARVATGAHFRALARDLQDRGTSVFDLLGASPLDPEELTELPGAEHLAILAALRAAHARPERWDLLVADMPPAHETVRLLALPEQLRRYLRRLLPAERQAARALRPMLAQLAGVPMPTQRLYETVERWQEELTAVQRVIEADGTTVRLVAEPGPSGADLLRPARAGLSLQGCRVDSLVANRLLPAESADPWLAGLAQEQRAALKALSEEYLADGITVRELPHLGRSPRGRADLDALAQRATLPREDHAPPVPWPVDDRLADEGMLVWRIPLPGAERDGLGLVRRGDELLVSVGPFRRVLPLPSALRRCTVSGAGLRDGELCVRFVPDPGLWPRGT
- a CDS encoding SRPBCC family protein, with product MAEHTSSSITIEATPAQVMAVIADFSRYPEWTGEVKQAEVLDQDDQGRALKVRLVLDAGAIKDDHTLNYSWPEPGVVAWSLDKSQMLRQLDGSYSLEPVAGGAHTKVTYQLTVDVKIPMLGMIKRKAEKVIIDRALEGLKTRVESGVTS